One segment of Thermoanaerobacter kivui DNA contains the following:
- a CDS encoding DEAD/DEAH box helicase, which produces MSQIFYKLSDKVQKKIWDMGWKHFTPIQEKAIPVIIDTEKDVVLSSGTASGKTEAAFLPIISKIEETAPSVLKVLYVSPLKALINNQFERLQKLCEEMNIPVHRWHGDVSQHSKKKLIDNPAGILQITPESIESLFINRTRSLKQLFQDLEFIVIDELHAFIDTERGVQLRSLLSRIERYTKKPARIIGLSATIDNFSLVKKWVNCNNPDNVEIIEVKGFERDIYYSLMHFEKTKTGNYPLELYEDILELTRNYTSLIFFNSRAAVEEATVILNRLAQREGLGERYYAHHSSIAKAEREFVEKLMAESTGIKSVIATSSLELGIDIGEIDLVIQVDSTFTVSSLKQRLGRSGRKQGEGQYLQMYTTDKYGLLQSIAVMDLLLQGWTEPSKGYPYPYDILFHQIISICHQLNGIPLEELVSLISENAAFHELPESDIRMLIEHMIDRDYLEILTDTQELIVGLEGERLLRQKDFYSVFMTPEVYEVFYGTKNIGEIEKNFLLNEGDNIILAGQLWKIEEIDFQKNKVYVKKAVDGKPPRYSGGPGPLHPRIPERMHEILCSDCKFDFIDERAQTVLEELRTPYRYFNVKPDERIIWKTKECLLFETFTGTNIFRTLIWMLRYYGVDVVKTDGIGRMEIPVNDEFIDILQDIKRRRWSLESLLPYTREQEFFVSKYSYFLPPKLQIKMHGAHNVDIEGVLKFLDKFRIRIISLE; this is translated from the coding sequence ATGAGCCAAATATTTTATAAGCTATCAGATAAAGTGCAAAAGAAAATATGGGACATGGGATGGAAACATTTTACCCCTATCCAAGAAAAAGCAATCCCTGTGATTATCGATACAGAAAAAGATGTGGTTTTGTCGTCGGGTACAGCTTCTGGAAAAACTGAGGCTGCATTTTTGCCCATCATCAGCAAAATCGAGGAGACAGCTCCTAGCGTTTTGAAGGTTCTTTACGTTTCTCCTCTAAAGGCTTTGATTAATAATCAATTTGAGCGACTTCAAAAATTATGTGAAGAGATGAATATTCCTGTGCATAGGTGGCATGGAGATGTGAGCCAACACAGTAAGAAAAAATTAATTGATAATCCTGCTGGCATATTACAGATTACTCCTGAATCCATTGAAAGCTTGTTCATAAACAGAACACGCTCTTTGAAGCAATTATTTCAGGACCTCGAATTTATTGTAATTGACGAACTCCACGCTTTTATTGATACAGAAAGAGGAGTTCAGCTCCGATCCCTCTTATCTCGTATTGAGCGATACACCAAAAAGCCAGCCAGGATTATCGGGTTGTCAGCAACAATCGATAATTTTTCTCTGGTTAAAAAATGGGTTAATTGCAACAATCCAGATAATGTGGAAATCATTGAAGTAAAGGGATTTGAGAGGGACATCTATTACAGTTTAATGCATTTTGAAAAAACTAAAACAGGAAATTATCCTCTGGAATTATACGAAGATATTCTAGAACTGACCCGGAACTATACCTCTTTAATTTTTTTTAATAGTCGGGCGGCAGTAGAGGAGGCTACAGTAATTTTAAATCGATTAGCTCAAAGGGAGGGACTAGGAGAAAGGTATTATGCCCATCATTCTTCAATAGCTAAGGCAGAACGGGAATTTGTGGAGAAGCTAATGGCAGAGTCTACAGGGATTAAAAGCGTCATAGCTACAAGCTCCTTAGAACTAGGGATCGATATAGGGGAAATCGATCTGGTAATACAGGTGGATAGTACATTTACAGTTTCCTCTTTAAAGCAGAGATTGGGCAGATCAGGAAGAAAGCAAGGAGAAGGTCAATATTTACAGATGTATACCACAGACAAATATGGATTGCTACAATCTATTGCAGTGATGGATCTCTTGTTGCAAGGTTGGACTGAACCCAGCAAAGGCTATCCGTACCCATATGATATTTTATTTCATCAAATTATTTCTATATGTCACCAACTGAACGGTATCCCTCTTGAGGAACTTGTTTCATTAATAAGTGAAAACGCTGCATTTCATGAACTGCCGGAATCAGATATCCGTATGTTGATTGAGCACATGATTGACAGGGATTATTTAGAAATACTGACGGATACTCAGGAGTTAATTGTAGGTCTAGAGGGAGAACGACTGCTAAGGCAAAAAGATTTTTATTCGGTCTTCATGACCCCAGAGGTCTATGAAGTTTTTTACGGAACTAAAAATATAGGAGAAATCGAAAAAAATTTTCTTTTAAATGAAGGAGACAATATTATTCTTGCTGGGCAGCTGTGGAAAATAGAAGAGATAGATTTTCAGAAAAATAAAGTATATGTAAAAAAAGCGGTGGATGGAAAGCCTCCTCGATATTCAGGTGGACCAGGACCATTGCACCCCCGTATTCCTGAGCGCATGCACGAAATATTGTGTTCAGACTGTAAGTTTGATTTTATTGATGAGAGGGCCCAGACTGTTTTAGAAGAATTAAGGACACCTTATAGATATTTCAATGTTAAGCCAGACGAAAGGATTATCTGGAAAACGAAAGAGTGCTTACTATTTGAAACCTTTACTGGCACAAATATTTTTAGAACTTTGATATGGATGTTGCGCTATTATGGAGTTGACGTGGTGAAAACAGACGGAATCGGACGCATGGAGATTCCCGTTAATGACGAATTTATTGATATTTTACAGGATATTAAGAGAAGAAGATGGTCTTTAGAAAGTTTATTGCCCTATACTAGGGAACAGGAATTTTTTGTCTCCAAGTATAGCTATTTCCTCCCTCCCAAATTGCAAATAAAAATGCACGGAGCTCATAATGTGGATATCGAAGGGGTATTGAAATTTTTAGATAAATTCCGTATCAGGATAATAAGTTTAGAATAA
- a CDS encoding ATP-binding protein, with the protein MKIKRRDSADILSALAGGVVPKRGLQYIMVGRQAEMKQIREELREIKENGNSMIKFFIGAYGTGKSFMQNFVRQVGLEEGFVVTNADFTPHRRLYGSDNQALALYNELIKNLSTKSAPQGNALPIILDQWIMGLQKKVMEDLDYEDKAVLEDSVFVQAVEKEIIKAVSHLDELTGGYDFAKVLSIYYKSFVKQDKEKQRQALRWLRGEYLTKTDAMRDLGIREIIDDSNYYAYLNVLCKFVRQAGYSGLIINLDEAVNLYKITHREAREKNYDYILMIYNDILQGSVEGLYITFSGTPEFLEDERRGLYSYQALKRRLKPAVEKEEYQDLRQAVMKLTPLTPEETLILLMNIRDIHAAHYGYEINVTDEEIRKYLLWTYKRPGAEKHIILGNVVRQFISFLNIKMEHPALNFEELYIGEETRESNSSEKVIDIHERFKRARIS; encoded by the coding sequence ATGAAAATTAAAAGGAGAGATTCAGCAGATATTTTAAGTGCATTGGCAGGCGGGGTGGTTCCTAAAAGAGGTCTCCAGTATATAATGGTGGGCCGGCAAGCGGAAATGAAACAGATAAGAGAAGAGTTAAGAGAGATAAAAGAAAATGGAAACTCTATGATTAAGTTTTTTATCGGCGCCTATGGAACTGGGAAAAGTTTTATGCAAAATTTTGTTAGGCAAGTGGGTCTAGAAGAAGGATTTGTAGTTACCAATGCGGATTTTACTCCCCATAGAAGATTGTATGGAAGCGATAATCAAGCTCTGGCCTTGTACAATGAATTGATAAAAAATCTATCAACCAAGTCCGCACCCCAAGGGAACGCCCTGCCCATTATTTTAGATCAGTGGATAATGGGTTTGCAAAAGAAAGTAATGGAAGACCTAGATTATGAAGATAAAGCTGTTTTGGAGGACAGTGTATTTGTTCAAGCAGTAGAGAAAGAAATTATTAAAGCTGTTTCTCATTTAGATGAGTTAACGGGTGGTTACGATTTTGCAAAAGTTCTAAGTATTTACTATAAAAGTTTTGTAAAACAAGATAAAGAAAAACAGCGTCAAGCTTTGAGGTGGCTCAGAGGAGAATATTTGACCAAAACCGATGCAATGCGGGACTTAGGAATTAGAGAGATTATTGATGATAGCAATTATTATGCTTACTTAAACGTGCTGTGTAAATTTGTGAGGCAAGCAGGGTATTCAGGCTTGATTATCAATTTAGATGAAGCAGTCAATCTATATAAGATTACTCATAGAGAAGCCAGAGAAAAAAATTATGACTATATCCTAATGATCTACAATGACATTTTGCAAGGTTCAGTTGAGGGCTTGTATATAACGTTCAGCGGTACCCCTGAGTTTTTAGAGGATGAGCGCCGTGGGCTTTACAGCTACCAGGCATTGAAGCGACGTTTGAAGCCAGCGGTGGAAAAGGAAGAATATCAAGATTTAAGGCAGGCAGTAATGAAATTAACTCCCCTTACACCTGAAGAAACCTTGATCCTATTGATGAATATACGGGATATCCACGCAGCCCATTATGGTTATGAAATAAATGTGACGGACGAAGAAATTCGAAAGTATCTACTGTGGACATACAAACGACCGGGGGCTGAAAAGCACATTATTTTAGGAAATGTGGTCAGGCAGTTTATCAGCTTTTTGAATATTAAGATGGAACATCCTGCTCTGAATTTTGAAGAATTATATATAGGAGAAGAGACTAGAGAAAGCAACTCCTCGGAGAAAGTTATCGATATCCATGAACGTTTTAAAAGGGCTCGGATTTCATAA
- a CDS encoding GerMN domain-containing protein produces MQKTFLAIAIILVLSVVFTGCTRGNQSPESSLPKEEIKVTDYFPVSENLYWEYEGIGNEFAGGRVDIEFIEGNRVQFSHDNGGTVTAKVFEVSNEGVKLINSIEESYYRINYLAEEPTREEYYLKSPIEEGNSWQDGSIVWTIESLNEKVKVPAGEFTCVKVVGRAGEFVLERYFAKGVGLVKQKFVSDNMTVEDNLSKFGNAEEDNCLPAKELAVYYPSKNVDKLLEDRVVEKFKTGETLVEKITELLKDKKYRVLSKNTRLLEMKKEEGILRLNFSKELITEMNAGSGYEALLIDSIVNTYGHNFGAEGVILNVEGKGYESGHFLFGKDEVLKVGR; encoded by the coding sequence TTGCAAAAAACTTTTCTTGCTATTGCGATAATACTAGTTTTATCAGTAGTTTTTACGGGTTGCACCAGGGGAAATCAAAGCCCCGAAAGTAGTTTACCCAAGGAAGAAATAAAAGTAACCGATTACTTTCCGGTTTCGGAAAATCTTTATTGGGAATACGAAGGTATCGGCAATGAATTTGCAGGCGGAAGAGTAGATATAGAATTTATTGAAGGGAACAGAGTTCAGTTCTCTCATGACAATGGAGGTACTGTGACAGCAAAAGTTTTTGAAGTGAGTAATGAAGGCGTAAAGTTGATTAATTCTATCGAAGAAAGTTATTACAGGATAAACTATCTTGCAGAAGAACCTACCCGTGAGGAGTATTATCTAAAATCACCCATAGAAGAGGGAAACAGCTGGCAAGACGGCAGCATTGTCTGGACTATTGAAAGCTTAAATGAGAAGGTAAAAGTACCTGCAGGAGAATTTACATGTGTTAAAGTTGTAGGTAGGGCTGGAGAGTTTGTATTAGAAAGATATTTTGCAAAAGGCGTAGGGCTTGTCAAACAAAAATTTGTATCTGATAACATGACTGTAGAAGACAATCTTTCTAAATTTGGCAATGCAGAAGAAGACAACTGCCTGCCTGCAAAAGAGCTGGCAGTTTATTATCCTTCAAAAAACGTAGATAAACTGCTGGAAGATAGGGTAGTAGAGAAGTTTAAAACTGGCGAAACTCTTGTGGAGAAGATAACCGAACTTTTAAAGGACAAAAAATACAGAGTGCTGAGCAAAAACACCCGACTTTTAGAGATGAAAAAAGAAGAAGGTATTTTGAGGTTGAATTTTTCTAAAGAGCTTATCACCGAAATGAACGCGGGTTCGGGATATGAAGCACTGCTGATAGACAGCATAGTAAACACCTACGGCCATAACTTTGGAGCAGAAGGTGTCATCTTAAATGTGGAAGGTAAGGGATACGAGTCCGGGCATTTTCTCTTCGGCAAGGACGAAGTCTTGAAGGTAGGCAGGTAA
- a CDS encoding SdpI family protein — protein MDENYNVKYEIKKDWWLIGIIILIWIFTFAIFGRLPAKIPMHWNIYGQVDRFGSKIEIFILPVIITVIYLIMLFIPLIDPKRANYGRFAGAYRIIRAVVVIIFMAVYFASTYSALGYKIDMNIVGNLVIPFILIGFGSVMGKLYHNYFVGIRVPWTLADEEVWDKTHRFSGKVWITAGIIGLFASFFKGTWVTVFMLVLLITAVIVPIVYSYITFKNKGK, from the coding sequence ATGGATGAAAACTACAATGTCAAATACGAAATAAAAAAGGATTGGTGGTTAATTGGCATTATCATATTAATATGGATTTTTACATTTGCCATTTTTGGACGTTTACCGGCTAAAATTCCAATGCATTGGAATATTTATGGTCAAGTAGATAGGTTTGGTTCAAAAATTGAGATATTTATTTTGCCTGTCATTATTACAGTAATATACCTTATAATGCTGTTTATACCGCTTATTGACCCTAAAAGGGCTAATTACGGCAGATTTGCTGGAGCGTATAGGATAATAAGAGCGGTTGTGGTAATTATTTTCATGGCAGTATATTTTGCTTCTACGTATTCTGCATTAGGATATAAAATTGATATGAATATAGTAGGCAATCTTGTTATTCCTTTCATTTTGATTGGTTTTGGGAGTGTTATGGGTAAGCTTTATCATAATTATTTTGTAGGTATAAGGGTGCCTTGGACGCTGGCAGATGAGGAAGTATGGGATAAGACTCATAGGTTTAGTGGAAAAGTTTGGATTACTGCGGGTATCATTGGACTATTCGCTTCCTTTTTCAAAGGTACATGGGTGACTGTTTTTATGCTTGTGCTGCTAATTACTGCTGTTATAGTACCGATTGTATATTCTTATATAACTTTTAAAAACAAAGGAAAGTAA
- a CDS encoding Uma2 family endonuclease — MSLPERKKVYTYEDYLNWPDEHKIEIIDGQVYLHTVPPRIHQEISGRIAYQFSNYLKDKKCEVYFARLGVRLPSGNEKSDKEITTVVEPDIIVVCDKSKLDDQGCKGTPDLIVEITSPSTARIDKVEKFNLYEKHGVKEYWIVEPEIKLVTVFLLQENGRYGRPNIYTEEDKIKVSIFEDLVIDLKDVLNY, encoded by the coding sequence ATGTCTTTGCCAGAAAGAAAAAAAGTTTATACTTACGAGGATTATTTAAACTGGCCAGATGAACATAAAATAGAAATAATTGACGGACAGGTTTACTTGCACACTGTTCCACCAAGAATACATCAAGAAATTTCCGGAAGAATAGCCTATCAATTTTCTAATTACTTGAAAGATAAAAAATGTGAGGTTTATTTTGCACGTCTTGGAGTAAGGTTACCATCAGGTAATGAAAAAAGCGATAAAGAAATAACGACTGTTGTAGAACCTGATATTATAGTAGTCTGCGATAAATCAAAATTAGATGATCAAGGATGTAAAGGGACTCCTGATCTCATTGTTGAAATTACTTCTCCTTCTACTGCAAGGATAGATAAAGTAGAAAAATTTAACTTATATGAAAAACATGGAGTAAAAGAATACTGGATAGTAGAACCAGAAATAAAATTGGTAACAGTATTCCTGCTTCAGGAAAATGGTAGATACGGCAGGCCAAATATATACACGGAAGAAGATAAAATTAAAGTCTCTATTTTTGAAGACCTTGTAATAGACTTAAAAGATGTGCTCAACTATTAA
- a CDS encoding plasmid pRiA4b ORF-3 family protein, translating into MLIQCTKKLLDVIERKPVTYEEENLLFSWHANLITLNRRKTVVLVNDKNRYVVVLYGLKARDFKRLDEIILNAIRLTLLDECIDEDIVDEYLRQSGEIVYGKTKNSSYVGKLNTACNIVPYYEELLLDNTIYQTFVSKIASRYWVGKQEGGRYISPGKEMLKDLEIFAGRPIFKCKAVELKVTLQMENHNIWRRLIVPLNTTFTQFHKVLQAAFGWLDYHLHEFFIYGDEMQDISFINHPAYNKAGYKPVVNLVSYDEDFDYLREDGIERKLEKGIRLSEYIPKYKRLQYVYDFGDNWRHYIEVERVIEDYDKNYAICVDGEGNAPPEDVGGEYGYDKFLEIISDKNNPEYESTLVWGEYQGYKDFNIDEVNKNIKFVYDSFLL; encoded by the coding sequence ATGTTAATACAATGTACAAAAAAGTTGTTGGATGTGATAGAGAGAAAACCCGTTACGTATGAAGAAGAAAATTTGTTATTTTCTTGGCATGCAAATTTGATCACCTTAAATCGAAGAAAGACTGTAGTCCTTGTAAATGATAAAAACAGGTATGTAGTTGTTTTATATGGACTTAAAGCAAGGGACTTTAAAAGGCTTGATGAAATTATTTTAAATGCTATTCGTCTGACGTTATTAGATGAATGTATTGATGAAGATATTGTAGATGAGTATTTAAGACAGTCTGGAGAAATTGTATATGGGAAAACGAAAAATAGTAGTTATGTAGGGAAATTAAATACAGCTTGTAATATAGTACCCTATTATGAAGAATTGCTTTTGGACAATACAATTTATCAAACCTTTGTGAGCAAAATAGCGAGTCGCTATTGGGTAGGTAAACAGGAGGGGGGACGTTATATATCTCCAGGCAAAGAAATGCTTAAAGATTTAGAAATTTTTGCAGGCAGACCCATTTTTAAATGCAAGGCAGTAGAACTAAAAGTGACACTTCAAATGGAGAATCATAATATTTGGCGCAGGCTTATCGTTCCTTTAAATACTACATTTACACAGTTTCACAAAGTACTTCAGGCTGCTTTTGGCTGGTTAGATTATCATCTTCACGAATTTTTCATTTACGGAGATGAGATGCAGGATATCTCATTTATTAATCATCCTGCTTATAATAAAGCGGGGTATAAACCAGTTGTAAATTTGGTCAGCTATGATGAAGACTTTGATTATCTAAGGGAAGATGGTATAGAGAGGAAATTAGAAAAAGGGATAAGATTATCGGAGTATATTCCAAAATACAAAAGGCTGCAATATGTTTATGATTTTGGAGACAATTGGCGGCATTATATCGAAGTAGAGAGAGTGATAGAGGATTATGATAAAAATTATGCTATTTGTGTTGATGGAGAAGGAAACGCCCCGCCTGAAGATGTAGGCGGTGAATATGGCTATGATAAATTTTTGGAAATAATTTCTGATAAAAATAATCCAGAGTATGAGAGTACACTGGTTTGGGGCGAGTATCAAGGATATAAGGATTTTAATATTGATGAAGTAAATAAAAATATTAAATTTGTGTATGATTCTTTTTTACTATGA